A genomic region of Papaver somniferum cultivar HN1 chromosome 7, ASM357369v1, whole genome shotgun sequence contains the following coding sequences:
- the LOC113296185 gene encoding serine/threonine-protein kinase STY13-like, whose protein sequence is METTKTDKEVEKSDAGSSGSIRKEDMMARADGINLRNSDTELEMRLTGASSSRGREVLYIPTEEWEIDLSKLCIKDVIAHGSYGSVYSKGVYDGQDVAVKVLDWGADGIATTAVRRASFDQEVAIWHDLDHPNVTKFIGASMGTSNLEIPSRDSGGSGSLPATACCFVVEYIHETLKNYLIKNRRKKLPYKIVIKLALDLARGLSYLHSKHIAHRNVKTENLLLDANGTLKIAGFGVARVEAQNPSDMSGATGTLGYMAPEVLRGDPYDRKCDVYSFGICLWEIYCCDMPYPDLSLVEVSSAVVQKRLPPEIPRCCPSALTNIMQRCLNGYPGERPHMDEVVRLLEALDTSKGGGMIPEDQKCGFFCFGVARGP, encoded by the exons ATGGAAACAACTAAAACTGACAAGGAAGTTGAGAAATCTGATGCTGGAAGTTCGGGGAGTATTCGTAAAGAAGATATGATGGCTAGAGCTGATGGGATTAATTTGAGAAATTCCGATACTGAGTTGGAGATGCGCTTGACTGGGGCTTCTTCGTCTAGGGGAAGAGAGGTACTGTATATACCAACGGAAGAATGGGAGATTGATTTGTCAAAATTGTGTATCAAGGATGTTATAGCTCATGGAAGTTATGGTAGTGTATATTCTAAAGGTGTTTATGATGGCCAAGATGTTGCAG TGAAGGTTTTGGATTGGGGCGCGGATGGTATTGCCACAACCGCTGTTCGTCGTGCTTCATTTGATCAAGAGGTTGCTATCTGGCATGATCTTGACCATCCTAATGTTACAAAG TTTATTGGTGCTTCAATGGGAACTTCAAATCTTGAAATTCCGTCTAGAGATTCTGGTGGTAGTGGCTCCCTCCCTGCAACAGCATGTTGTTTTGTTGTGGAGTATATTCATGAAACACTGAagaattacttgataaaaaaccGCCGCAAGAAACTTCCATATAAGATTGTGATAAAACTTGCATTGGACCTGGCCAGAG GTTTGAGTTATTTGCACTCAAAGCATATTGCCCACCGAAATGTTAAGACTGAAAACCTGTTATTGGATGCTAACGGAACCTTAAAAATTGCGGGTTTTGGTGTTGCTCGTGTGGAAGCTCAAAATCCGAGCGATATGTCCGGTGCAACAGGTACCCTCGGGTACATGGCCCCTGAg GTTCTTCGTGGCGATCCTTACGATAGAAAGTGCGACGTATACAGCTTTGGCATATGCCTATGGGAAATCTACTGCTGTGATATGCCGTATCCTGATCTAAGCTTGGTCGAAGTATCATCTGCAGTTGTCCAAAAG CGTTTACCACCAGAAATACCGAGATGCTGTCCGAGTGCATTAACAAACATCATGCAGAGATGTTTGAATGGGTACCCAGGAGAACGACCACATATGGATGAGGTGGTTAGGCTGTTAGAGGCTCTTGATACCAGTAAAGGAGGAGGCATGATACCAGAGGACCAAAAATGTGGATTCTTTTGTTTTGGTGTTGCCCGGGGTCCATGA
- the LOC113296186 gene encoding uncharacterized protein LOC113296186 — protein sequence MAGDKKTVHPAFAINNIKTLIPIILDIKQDEYSSWIFLFELHLQAHRLLFLINGSAPPPDVDANTVLQLDVLCRQWMFSTMAKDLMITVLKSGKTAKEIWNHLKKLFQDNKGNRTATLERKFVNLKFIDCTSIDGYCDKLKSLSNRLLDLDFPMDDKRLVIQLVNGL from the coding sequence atggcAGGAGATAAAAAGACAGTCCATCCGGCGTTTGCTATtaacaacatcaaaaccctaatcccTATTATCCTAGACATCAAACAGGATGAATACTCATCTTGGATTTTTCTGTTTGAACTCCATCTTCAGGCTCATCGCCTTCTTTTTCTCATCAATGGATCCGCACCACCACCAGATGTTGATGCCAACACCGTGCTCCAACTTGACGTTCTCTGTCGTCAATGGATGTTCTCCACAATGGCCAAGGATTTAATGATCACCGTCCTAAAATCTGGCAAAACTGCTAAAGAGATTTGGAATCATCTCAAGAAACTCTTTCAAGACAACAAAGGTAACCGCACTGCGACTCTTGAACGTAAGTTTGTCAATCTTAAGTTTATTGATTGCACTAGTATTGATGGTTACTGCGATAAGCTTAAATCCCTGTCTAATCGATTACTTGATCTTGACTTTCCCATGGATGATAAACGACTTGTGATTCAACTTGTCAACGgcctttga